The Alteribacter keqinensis DNA segment AAGTGCAGCAAATCTCAATAACGTACGCGTACGATTCATTCTATCCCCTGCCTTGTTCATTATATTCCCGTTAACTTTATCATAACGGAGACAGCTATTCCTTCACATTTCTTGTAGATTATATGAATGTTTATCCAAAGAATGTTTACGTTAACCATTTTCATTTTCCCGTTGACATTCCACACAAACAAAAGATATTCTATTGTTAACCGATATAACACATCGGTGAACAATAACATATTAACGAGGTGTACATAATGAACACTCACTCATCCAAGTCTCGATTTGCAGCTTCTGATATCACAAAAGCTGCCATGTTTATTGCATTGATGGCAATCGGTGCAAATGCTACTGCATTCATAACAATCGGAACGGTCCCGATGACTTTCCAGCCAGTAGTTGCTATTCTTGCAGGGGCATTGCTCGGCAGTCGGTTAGGATCCTTCTCCATAATTGGCTACACTGTACTCGGCTTAATCGGAGCTCCGGTTTTTGCTCAATTTTCAGGAGGCCCGCAAACGTTTGTTTCACCTACCTTCGGATTTATCCTTTCATTTATTCTAATGGCTTATGTTACCGGAAAGATCGTCGAAAAATCAAAAGGTTCACTTTCTTCTTACATGGCTGCTTGCTTCGCCGGACTTGCTGTAAACTATGTATTCGGCGTGACATATCTATACTTGCATATGGTCTATGTACTGGGGCTGGGAGATGTAACCTATTTAGCTACTTACGCCAGCATGGGCCCATTCTTTATTAAAGACTTTATTTTAACAGGCTTTGCAGCATCGATTTGCCCGCAGATTGCCAGCGCCGTTAACCGCCGGCGTCCCGTACAGCCAGAAAGAGCAGTATCCTGAGTCAGGTTTCTCCCATAATTAATATAGAGAAAGACAAAAGAGCATCCCGCTGACGGATGCTCTTTTTCATTGGCCGTTTTTATATCTTTTAATGCCATTTTCAATAAGACAAATCAAGTTGAAAATGAGGTTACGATCTGCCGCTTTTTACAGAGTAGTCTTGCACTTTCAGGTTACCATCTTCTCCCTCCTTAAATGTAAACCTGACAGTCAGTTTATCTTCAGGGGGATATCCGTACCTCTCGAAGTGACCTCCGGAATCTTTTTCGCTGTTGTAATAGAGGACACTTGCATGTTTTGTTTCCAGAATAACATTGCCTCCATCCCTCCTAAACTCGAAATCATCAAGTGAGATAACAGAGAGTCCCGGGTTTAAGATAGTGTTTTTTACAGCATCGTAATAATTTTGATCTGAAGATTCACTTGTCCTGTAATAGCCTTCTCTGAGATAGTGCTGAAAGGGCTCTTTGTAGACCAGTCCGTTATCTGCTTCTGTAAAGATCGTTGATAAAGCGAGCTCGATTCCTGCTGAAGTAAATGTATCCTCCATATATGTAAAAACCGCATCCTTCTGTGGAAACCTCTCATTGTAATACTTCCCGTCCATTCTTTCATGAGCTTCGAATAAACTTTGGGCTTCTGTTACCGTTTTTACATAATGGTAATGAACCTCATCCTCATCAATCCCCTCCGACTTTGGCAATTCCGTTACAAAGGGCAGACATGCAATAACAATTAATATGACCGCTGCAGCGATCCTGTTTCTTGTCTCTTCTCGCAACCTATCCCCCCTCAAGTTTCACTCTTCTACAAATATAGACGAATCGTGCACCGCAAAAGTTTCAAATCTATTCATTTTCTTCCAATTAATTAGAATTAAAAAAGGTACTGTGAAGAAGTCAACTCCACAGTACCTTAGGTTAATAGTATAAACTTTTACAGAATAACCGCTGCCAGCCATCCGAAAAGGATAAGAGGGATATTAAAGTGAAGGAACGTTGGTACACAGGTATCCCAAATATGATGGTGCTGTCCATCTGCGTTTAACCCTGCCGTCGGACCGAGCGTACTGTCGGATGCAGGGGATCCCGCATCCCCTAATGCCCCAGCTGTACCAATAAGAGCAATTGTTGCCATCGGGCTCAATCCAACTGCTGCTGCCAAAGGAACGAAAATGGCAGCAATAATCGGGATTGTAGCAAATGAAGAACCGATCCCCATTGTAATAAACAGACCGACAACAAGCATTAGTAACGCAGCGAGACTTTTACTGTCTCCTACCCATCCTGCGACAGTATCAACGAGTGCATCCACATGGCCGGTTTCGCGGATTACTTCAGCAAAGCCTCCTGCGGTAATCATCACAAATCCGATGAACGCAAGCATTTTCATTCCGTCTGTCATCAGATTCTCAGATTCATTCAGTGATAACCTGCCGGCAAAATGAAGAACAGCAAAGTAAATATACAATACACCTAATCCTAAAAGGGCACTGAAGATCATTGATTCTGTAAGGACCTGCGTAACGAGCGTGGTCACAATTGCTGCAAGTCCGATCACAACCGATCCGGCAGAATAGCTTGTTTCTTTTACATCATCATCAGTGCGTCTGATTTCCCGGTTTTCGTACTCTCGTGGTTTTCGGTACGTGATAAAAATAGCTGTAAACAGACCGATAACCATCCCCAGAACAGGTAAAATCAACGCTTGGGGTATCATCGACATCTCAACGTCCATTCCACTGTCTCTCATGTTCTCAAACACGATCTCATGAAAGATTAATCCATACCCCGCAGGGATGAGAATGTAAGGTGCTTTCAAACCGAATGTCAGAGCTGTTGCAGCTGCACGACGGTCCATTGTCAATTCGTTAAATACCTTTAAAAGCGGAGGAATCAATAATGGAATAAAAGCAATGTGGACCATTACAACGTTTTGGGACATACACGAAATAATCACAATGATAAACAACAACAGAACTTTTGAATATGTTTTTCTTTTTGTTTCTCCGTCTTTCCCTACGATCCGGATTGCCCATTTAATAAGAAGGTTAGGAAGGCCGGTATAATTAATCGCTACAGCAAAGGCACCGAGCATAGCATAACTTAACGCCACAGTGGCGTTGGTACCAAGGCCTGATGTAAAGATATCAACTGTCTCCATAACAGAGAACCCGGCAACAAGCCCCCCCACCATTGCACCTCCAATCAATGCAACAACGACATGAATCCGCATTAAACTAAGTAAAATCATAACCAGAACAGCAATTACTACCGCATTCATTTGCAAAATCCCCTTTAATGCTTTATTTCTTTATCTCGCTAAAACGATAATGTATGAAAACATCAATTACTTTAACACCGGACCACACTTCTGTCAATTAAAGATTAACATTTTCCATAAGGGCAGTATGCATACGAAAACCCGGAGCATGTATCGCTGCTCCGGGTTCATTATTATGTGATTAATTGCCTTCAGCTTCTTCAATTTCTTCAAGGAGCTTATCCAGAATTGCCGCTCCATCTTCTCCTACATCGTCACGGAAATAGTCCTGCATTGGAATGGCCAGCTCTCTGAATGCGTTTCTTTCTTCTTCAGAAAGTGTATAAATTTCAGTTGGATTGGCATCATCTTCTTCGATAGCCGTTAACAATTCTTCATTCATTTCAAGCTGCATTTCCTGTGCGGCCGGACGCATTTCATCGACTGTTTCATCTACCGCCTGACGGAGATCATCCGGAAGGTCATTATAAAAATCCGCATTTACCGTAGTCATAGCCACGTAAATGTTGTGATCAGAAATCGTCATGTGATCTTGTACTTCATGGAAATTCGCATCCTCAATAAAGAAGATCGGATTTTCCTGACCGTCAACGTTACCTAACTGCAGACTGGAATAAAGCTCTGCCCAGCTCAAAGGTGTAGGATCGGCACCATATGCTTCATAGGAGCGGAGGATCAAAGAAGATTCCTGCGTTCGCATTCTGAATCCTTCAAAGTCAGATGGTTCACGAAGCTCTCGGTTTCCTGTCCACTGCATGCCGCCTTCAGACCAGAAGGCGAGTGGTTTTACATTACGTTCTTCGTATTTCGCTGCCAGATCCTCATTTAACGCTTCACTTTCATTTAACACCTGGTAGTTTACGTCTTCATCATCGGAGAACAGAAACTGCAAGGCGAAGAGCTGCCCTTCACGAACGGTAGTTCCTGTGAAACCCGGTGACACAATGGCAAATTCAACGCCTCCGTTCTGAATCATTTCAAACTGGTCAACTTCACTTCCAAGACCGCCGAACTCATATACGCTCGTTGTGATCCGGCCATCTGTTTTTTCTTCCAGAAGCTCAGCAAATTCGCGTGCATACTCATATTGCAGCTGTCCTTCGTACTCTTCTGTGGCAAACCGCAGTTCGTATGTTTCATCTCCATCCCCGTCTGCTGCACCATTATCTGTACCAGCGTCTTCATCAGAACCGCAGGCAGCCAGTACAAACCCGAGTGATAACACACCACTCGCAAGTAAACCTCTTTTCATTGACATGTAAAATTACCCCCATTGTTTTTTTATGTGAAATTCACCCTTACAACAAGTAAAGAAAGAAGAGCGAAATTTCTTCAAATAAAATCACCA contains these protein-coding regions:
- a CDS encoding biotin transporter BioY — encoded protein: MNTHSSKSRFAASDITKAAMFIALMAIGANATAFITIGTVPMTFQPVVAILAGALLGSRLGSFSIIGYTVLGLIGAPVFAQFSGGPQTFVSPTFGFILSFILMAYVTGKIVEKSKGSLSSYMAACFAGLAVNYVFGVTYLYLHMVYVLGLGDVTYLATYASMGPFFIKDFILTGFAASICPQIASAVNRRRPVQPERAVS
- a CDS encoding Na+/H+ antiporter family protein; protein product: MNAVVIAVLVMILLSLMRIHVVVALIGGAMVGGLVAGFSVMETVDIFTSGLGTNATVALSYAMLGAFAVAINYTGLPNLLIKWAIRIVGKDGETKRKTYSKVLLLFIIVIISCMSQNVVMVHIAFIPLLIPPLLKVFNELTMDRRAAATALTFGLKAPYILIPAGYGLIFHEIVFENMRDSGMDVEMSMIPQALILPVLGMVIGLFTAIFITYRKPREYENREIRRTDDDVKETSYSAGSVVIGLAAIVTTLVTQVLTESMIFSALLGLGVLYIYFAVLHFAGRLSLNESENLMTDGMKMLAFIGFVMITAGGFAEVIRETGHVDALVDTVAGWVGDSKSLAALLMLVVGLFITMGIGSSFATIPIIAAIFVPLAAAVGLSPMATIALIGTAGALGDAGSPASDSTLGPTAGLNADGQHHHIWDTCVPTFLHFNIPLILFGWLAAVIL
- the dctP gene encoding TRAP transporter substrate-binding protein DctP; this encodes MSMKRGLLASGVLSLGFVLAACGSDEDAGTDNGAADGDGDETYELRFATEEYEGQLQYEYAREFAELLEEKTDGRITTSVYEFGGLGSEVDQFEMIQNGGVEFAIVSPGFTGTTVREGQLFALQFLFSDDEDVNYQVLNESEALNEDLAAKYEERNVKPLAFWSEGGMQWTGNRELREPSDFEGFRMRTQESSLILRSYEAYGADPTPLSWAELYSSLQLGNVDGQENPIFFIEDANFHEVQDHMTISDHNIYVAMTTVNADFYNDLPDDLRQAVDETVDEMRPAAQEMQLEMNEELLTAIEEDDANPTEIYTLSEEERNAFRELAIPMQDYFRDDVGEDGAAILDKLLEEIEEAEGN